A stretch of Mycobacterium sp. ITM-2016-00316 DNA encodes these proteins:
- a CDS encoding DUF732 domain-containing protein yields MGAGLSSAPIASAGPYCDFFDVAGLCDVRDAIRACSEYPEACDQYSPPPTQQPYEGSGVSATPERDYRFLQAIGSLGSSYTDWPQFLSGMEPVLVGHQVCSALDRGGDPFAPILQAAGDSQYSRYYGNIFAGYAVQHLCPEHTGAVGSV; encoded by the coding sequence ATGGGCGCTGGATTGAGTTCGGCGCCAATTGCATCGGCCGGGCCATACTGCGACTTCTTCGACGTGGCCGGGCTCTGCGACGTGCGCGATGCAATCCGGGCGTGTTCTGAGTATCCGGAGGCATGCGACCAGTACTCACCGCCGCCAACACAGCAACCCTACGAAGGATCCGGGGTATCAGCGACACCTGAGCGGGATTACCGTTTCCTGCAGGCCATCGGCTCCCTAGGGAGCAGCTACACAGATTGGCCGCAGTTCCTGAGCGGAATGGAGCCGGTGCTGGTAGGCCATCAAGTCTGCTCCGCATTGGACCGTGGCGGGGACCCCTTTGCACCGATCCTTCAGGCTGCGGGGGACTCACAGTATTCCCGCTATTACGGAAACATCTTCGCGGGGTATGCCGTCCAACACCTGTGCCCCGAACACACCGGTGCGGTCGGATCGGTATAG
- a CDS encoding HEPN domain-containing protein has translation MTGTFWQVETPENIVQGELTLADGSPTLEVVGQLFVERANKVEFGANGLMRGFARGGRPHDRVLDWLPRNIQGRLDDGTLVSMVGAQGKMKPPHDFRDFRYRQEFRTLRHAILNEHVDDRTTYSACRFRVTGPIWYTQSQDAASTADGGVVTVTHEGDSCLIEFVPADPMTMKELGERVLSPARTLASIVSANPTGTTDLHVRLVAESPWRKVFEDDESTSRGRHELLDSTHLTAERFARWIDFRAVSGALDAAAIDSGHTTIQTEVLTLAAVAEGLHRRLFDKKKRVPALSRGDLKHARESARTAAIASLQGLDRSDRDALTDTDLTAISDAIGQAMASVNEVTFKTRMSDLVGMAQAAIPDIVNEFADWPDAVKFARNMLVHQGTQPPGEPLDQFHDLLIALGYSIAWVLRTVLLVHAGLDGNTLRNAYGNFSRYTHHIANVKDVLSGSQYAAYGDTG, from the coding sequence TTGACTGGCACGTTCTGGCAAGTTGAGACGCCCGAGAACATCGTTCAAGGGGAACTGACGCTCGCCGACGGAAGCCCGACATTGGAGGTGGTCGGACAGCTTTTCGTTGAGCGCGCCAACAAGGTCGAGTTCGGCGCCAACGGCCTGATGAGAGGTTTCGCAAGAGGCGGTCGCCCGCATGATCGGGTGCTTGACTGGCTGCCGCGAAATATCCAGGGCCGCCTCGACGACGGCACACTCGTCTCGATGGTGGGCGCGCAGGGAAAAATGAAGCCACCGCACGATTTTCGAGATTTCCGCTATCGGCAGGAGTTCCGAACTCTGCGACACGCAATTCTGAACGAGCATGTCGATGATCGAACAACATATAGCGCCTGCAGATTCCGTGTGACCGGACCGATCTGGTACACGCAATCACAGGATGCAGCCAGCACGGCTGACGGTGGCGTTGTGACCGTCACGCATGAGGGAGATTCTTGCCTTATCGAGTTCGTCCCCGCCGATCCGATGACCATGAAAGAGCTCGGTGAGAGAGTCCTGAGCCCGGCGCGGACCCTTGCATCGATCGTGTCGGCAAATCCGACAGGTACGACCGACCTACACGTGCGATTGGTTGCAGAATCCCCGTGGCGGAAAGTGTTCGAGGATGACGAGTCGACGTCCAGAGGGAGGCACGAGCTTCTCGACAGCACTCATCTGACTGCGGAACGGTTTGCGCGGTGGATCGATTTTCGGGCCGTGAGCGGTGCGTTGGATGCTGCAGCGATCGACAGCGGTCATACGACGATCCAGACGGAAGTTCTGACGCTTGCCGCTGTCGCTGAGGGATTGCATCGTCGCCTGTTCGACAAGAAGAAGCGTGTTCCTGCGTTGTCCAGGGGCGATCTTAAACACGCTCGCGAATCCGCGCGCACGGCGGCGATCGCTTCCTTGCAAGGGCTGGATAGGAGCGACCGCGACGCCCTGACGGACACCGACCTAACTGCTATCAGCGATGCGATCGGCCAAGCTATGGCGTCAGTAAACGAGGTCACATTCAAGACGAGAATGAGTGATCTCGTCGGGATGGCTCAAGCAGCCATCCCAGACATCGTCAACGAGTTCGCTGACTGGCCGGACGCAGTCAAGTTTGCGCGAAACATGCTAGTCCATCAAGGAACTCAGCCACCCGGCGAGCCGCTTGACCAGTTCCACGATCTACTGATTGCCCTCGGCTACTCAATCGCCTGGGTACTCCGAACCGTTCTGCTTGTGCACGCCGGTCTCGACGGCAACACGTTGCGCAATGCCTATGGAAACTTCTCGCGCTATACGCACCACATCGCCAACGTAAAAGACGTCCTGTCGGGTAGTCAGTACGCCGCGTACGGAGATACAGGGTGA
- a CDS encoding RidA family protein: MSVHRFTPDGLLQPVPYHHVALGTGTRHVHISGQVSRLRDAAPVATGDLAGQIAQALRNTAIALSGAGATFDDVVRLTFYVTDWEPEKMSAFMTGVQQVADEVGLPSPWPPASLIGVDRLFEPDVLVEVEATAILD, translated from the coding sequence ATGTCGGTCCACCGCTTCACCCCGGACGGATTGTTGCAACCGGTGCCGTACCACCACGTCGCCTTGGGCACAGGTACGCGCCATGTCCACATCAGCGGCCAGGTCTCGCGCCTGCGCGACGCCGCACCGGTAGCAACCGGCGACCTCGCCGGACAGATCGCGCAAGCTCTGCGCAACACAGCCATTGCGCTTTCCGGAGCTGGAGCAACCTTCGATGATGTCGTACGCCTGACCTTTTACGTCACCGACTGGGAACCGGAGAAGATGAGCGCGTTCATGACCGGAGTACAGCAGGTAGCCGACGAGGTCGGTCTTCCGTCGCCTTGGCCGCCGGCATCACTGATCGGTGTCGACCGCCTGTTCGAACCGGACGTGCTGGTCGAAGTCGAAGCAACCGCCATCCTCGACTAA
- a CDS encoding class I SAM-dependent methyltransferase translates to MIEEVQGLPAGRALDVGCGEGADAVWLAQQGWEVTGLEVSQVALKRATARAEQAGAAVQWVHSGLVHAGLPPAFFDLVVAHYPALPSSDRHDTECTLLESVAPGGRLLMVYHAGFDSDEAKARGIDPADYVLPIDVISALLQGNWTISIDTRSPRMSPPGGAGHEISHNVIIRARRNM, encoded by the coding sequence TTGATCGAGGAGGTGCAGGGCCTTCCGGCGGGCCGGGCACTCGATGTCGGTTGCGGTGAGGGCGCCGACGCGGTGTGGCTCGCGCAGCAAGGGTGGGAGGTCACCGGTCTGGAAGTGTCGCAGGTGGCGCTGAAACGGGCCACGGCGCGCGCCGAACAGGCTGGCGCCGCGGTGCAATGGGTGCACTCGGGACTCGTTCACGCAGGGCTTCCTCCAGCATTTTTCGATCTGGTTGTCGCGCACTACCCTGCGCTGCCCAGCTCGGACCGACACGACACTGAATGCACACTGCTGGAGTCTGTCGCGCCGGGCGGTCGACTACTTATGGTTTACCACGCTGGATTCGACAGCGACGAAGCCAAAGCCCGTGGCATAGATCCGGCTGACTATGTGCTGCCCATCGACGTTATTTCTGCACTGCTACAGGGAAACTGGACCATCTCCATTGACACCCGCAGCCCCCGAATGTCACCCCCCGGCGGTGCAGGACATGAAATCAGCCACAACGTGATCATTCGGGCCCGACGCAACATGTGA
- a CDS encoding serine hydrolase, producing the protein MTRVSAGSAGMSARRLSALDDEIAAVVARGDLPGAVGLIYRRGEIAYLRAHGWQDVAGGTPMRPDTLFQIMSMTKPVTAVCALTLVDQGLIGLHEPIEKVLPEFRGQRVLRHPHGDLDDTIERTRSITLSDLLTFRAGIATLVSPHPWKPPTPVTSAITAAYDEHGDNSEAWLRAVASIPLETQPGSAWSYGTGSEVVTILAERISGVPYPELLSQRIFEPLGMVDTCYVVPAGKQHRLATAYERQPDTPTIEVLTSEFFTEHRPTAVTPPFPRGGYGLVSTVDDYLQFSRMLLAGGTLNGERVLSRRLASLMTTNHLSDQQRAALPAPVVDSYRGQGWGLGLQVVIDPALHEQYVGYASRGSFGFSGALGTWWQADPVEQMIQIFMYQLLSPDDAVRQLFQNRGYEAIDE; encoded by the coding sequence ATGACACGCGTCTCCGCTGGTTCGGCGGGGATGTCCGCACGTCGCCTGAGCGCGTTGGACGATGAGATCGCGGCAGTTGTCGCGCGAGGTGATCTTCCCGGAGCTGTCGGTCTCATCTATCGCAGAGGCGAGATTGCGTATCTGAGGGCGCACGGCTGGCAGGACGTCGCCGGGGGTACGCCGATGCGGCCAGACACGCTTTTCCAGATCATGTCGATGACCAAACCGGTCACGGCGGTATGCGCATTGACCCTCGTTGATCAGGGCTTGATCGGACTGCATGAGCCCATCGAGAAGGTCCTTCCGGAGTTCCGCGGACAGCGCGTACTTCGGCATCCCCACGGGGATCTTGACGACACCATCGAGCGCACGCGGTCGATCACACTGTCAGACCTGCTGACCTTTCGCGCAGGCATCGCCACCCTGGTGAGCCCCCATCCATGGAAGCCGCCCACACCTGTCACGTCTGCCATCACAGCCGCGTACGACGAGCATGGCGATAACTCCGAGGCATGGCTGAGGGCGGTCGCTTCGATTCCGCTGGAGACCCAACCCGGCTCGGCGTGGTCCTACGGCACAGGTTCGGAGGTGGTCACCATCCTCGCCGAGCGAATCTCCGGTGTGCCGTACCCAGAGTTGCTGTCCCAGAGAATCTTCGAACCCTTGGGCATGGTGGATACCTGTTACGTGGTCCCCGCAGGCAAGCAGCACCGCTTGGCTACCGCGTATGAGCGCCAACCCGATACGCCGACCATCGAGGTTCTGACTTCAGAGTTCTTCACCGAGCACCGACCAACTGCCGTCACGCCACCCTTTCCGCGCGGCGGATACGGGCTCGTGTCCACTGTCGATGACTATCTACAGTTCTCGCGCATGCTCTTGGCGGGTGGAACACTCAATGGCGAAAGGGTGCTGTCTCGTCGGCTCGCGTCCCTGATGACCACCAATCATCTGTCCGACCAGCAGCGTGCAGCGCTTCCAGCGCCGGTAGTCGACAGCTACCGTGGCCAAGGCTGGGGACTAGGGCTGCAGGTCGTCATCGACCCCGCCCTCCACGAACAGTATGTAGGTTACGCGTCGAGAGGGTCGTTCGGATTCTCCGGGGCCCTGGGAACATGGTGGCAGGCCGATCCCGTCGAGCAGATGATCCAGATCTTCATGTACCAGCTGCTCTCGCCCGATGATGCAGTACGCCAACTATTTCAGAACCGCGGCTATGAGGCCATCGACGAATGA
- a CDS encoding TrkA family potassium uptake protein, which translates to MVAGDEALTRRPRAALVDILSIPETFVSPGRRILRRLVYALGALAAVTGIVYLDRGGYTDSADGEVSFLDCVYYATVSLSTTGYGDIAPATPTARFINVVAVTPLRVVFLIILIGTTVETLTTQSRRVLKIQRWRHRVRDHTVVVGYGTKGRAAVAAMVGDEVVPADIVVIDENSAALERARGAGLVTVHGDATNADLLRIAGAQHAKAIIVATDDDATAVLVTLTARQIAPKAKIIAAARETENQHLLRQSGADSTVVSAVTAGRLLGVAIRTPSVVEMIEDLLTPDRGFAISERDAAESEVGCSPRDIEDIVLGVVRAGQLIRVDAPEVGALHAGDRLLLVRNNGDLR; encoded by the coding sequence GTGGTAGCTGGTGATGAGGCGTTGACCCGCCGGCCGCGCGCCGCGCTGGTCGACATCCTGTCCATTCCGGAGACCTTCGTCAGTCCGGGCCGTCGCATCCTACGAAGGCTGGTTTACGCGCTGGGCGCACTGGCCGCGGTAACCGGCATCGTCTACCTCGACCGCGGGGGCTACACCGATTCCGCTGACGGCGAGGTGTCGTTCCTGGATTGCGTGTACTACGCGACGGTTTCGTTGTCGACGACAGGCTATGGCGATATCGCCCCCGCCACTCCCACGGCGCGTTTCATCAATGTCGTCGCGGTGACACCCCTACGGGTGGTGTTCCTGATCATCCTGATCGGAACGACGGTCGAAACGCTGACCACCCAGTCGCGTCGGGTGCTCAAGATTCAGCGGTGGCGACACCGAGTGCGTGACCACACCGTCGTCGTCGGATACGGCACAAAGGGGCGAGCTGCGGTTGCGGCGATGGTCGGTGACGAGGTCGTCCCCGCGGACATCGTCGTCATCGACGAGAACAGCGCCGCACTCGAGCGCGCCAGGGGCGCCGGGCTGGTCACCGTGCACGGGGACGCCACCAACGCCGATCTCCTGCGAATCGCCGGCGCCCAGCATGCGAAGGCGATCATCGTCGCCACCGACGACGATGCCACGGCCGTGCTGGTCACCCTCACCGCGCGTCAAATAGCCCCGAAAGCAAAAATCATCGCGGCTGCAAGGGAAACCGAGAATCAGCATCTGCTGCGGCAGTCGGGTGCGGATTCGACCGTGGTCTCTGCGGTGACGGCGGGCCGGCTACTGGGCGTGGCGATCCGCACCCCCAGTGTCGTCGAGATGATCGAGGACCTGTTGACACCCGATAGGGGATTCGCCATCTCGGAACGCGACGCGGCCGAGAGCGAGGTGGGTTGCTCGCCAAGGGATATCGAAGACATCGTGCTGGGCGTGGTGCGCGCGGGCCAGTTGATCCGGGTGGACGCGCCCGAGGTCGGTGCCCTGCATGCCGGGGACCGGTTGCTGCTCGTCCGCAACAACGGTGACCTCCGATGA
- a CDS encoding fatty acid desaturase, whose product MSLTAAVDDTATASPDRHALPDPGAPVPRLALPTVAILVVGWTAFVASTVGYIQGAVPAAVTIAVNAVVTFVMFTVSHDAIHYAISSTRWVNGLVGRLAFALVVPMISFPTYAFIHIEHHRHANDDENDPDAWASHSRWWQMPLRWPFPELMYSGFILRTLRSRPKPEVAETLGMLTLCISGLSVAIATGHFWTLAVVFLIPQRIGLIVLLWWFDWLPHHGLADTQRSNRYGATRARVGMEWLYTPLMLSQNYHLVHHLHPSVPFYRYRKTWHRNEEAYLERDAAITTVFGQQLNAGEYRAWKQLNSKLGRVVPVYMPPRSSAPHAVLHSIPVASVDPITADSTLVTFAVPETLRDEFRFEPGQHITVRTDLGGEGVRRTYSICAPATRAQLRIAVKHIPGGAFSTFVADHLQAGDVLELMTPTGRFGTRPDPLAQRHYVGLVAGSGITPVLSILETVMQIETESRFTLVYGNRTRESTMFRHDLARLESRYADRLEIIHVLSEEPRHTPALRGRIDRERLQRLLTTSLSPDTVDEWFVCGPIGMSSVARDVLIGNGVTEARIHLELFTGYPQNRAANRDYDSATVTFTLSGQQQTVTLEPGDSILEGALRSRSDTPYSCMGGACGTCRAKLVRGTVVMDQNFALGPAELAAGYVLTCQAHPTSATVAVDYDAP is encoded by the coding sequence ATGTCCCTCACCGCAGCAGTTGACGACACCGCCACAGCGTCGCCGGACCGCCACGCGCTGCCGGATCCGGGCGCACCGGTGCCCAGGCTGGCGCTGCCGACGGTGGCGATCCTGGTGGTCGGGTGGACGGCGTTCGTGGCGTCGACGGTCGGATACATCCAGGGTGCGGTGCCCGCCGCGGTGACGATCGCGGTCAACGCGGTGGTGACGTTCGTGATGTTCACCGTGAGCCACGACGCGATCCACTACGCGATCAGCAGCACCCGTTGGGTCAACGGACTCGTCGGGCGCCTGGCCTTTGCGCTGGTGGTCCCGATGATCTCGTTCCCGACCTATGCGTTCATCCATATCGAGCACCACCGGCACGCCAACGACGACGAGAACGATCCCGATGCCTGGGCCTCGCATTCGCGGTGGTGGCAGATGCCGCTACGGTGGCCCTTCCCTGAGCTGATGTACTCCGGCTTCATTCTGCGCACGTTGCGCAGCCGGCCGAAGCCCGAGGTCGCCGAGACCTTGGGCATGCTCACCCTCTGCATATCCGGGTTGAGTGTCGCGATCGCCACCGGCCACTTCTGGACGCTGGCCGTGGTGTTCCTGATTCCCCAGCGCATCGGGCTCATCGTGCTGTTGTGGTGGTTCGACTGGCTGCCGCATCACGGGCTGGCCGACACCCAGCGCAGCAATCGCTACGGCGCGACCCGGGCCCGGGTGGGGATGGAATGGCTGTACACCCCGCTGATGCTGTCGCAGAACTACCACCTGGTGCATCATCTGCACCCGTCGGTGCCGTTCTACCGATACCGAAAGACGTGGCACCGCAACGAGGAGGCCTATCTGGAGCGGGACGCGGCCATCACCACGGTGTTCGGTCAGCAGCTCAATGCAGGCGAGTACCGCGCCTGGAAACAGTTGAACAGCAAGCTCGGCCGGGTGGTGCCGGTGTACATGCCGCCGCGGTCCAGTGCGCCGCACGCGGTGTTGCACAGCATTCCGGTGGCCTCGGTGGACCCGATCACCGCCGACAGCACACTGGTGACCTTCGCGGTGCCCGAGACGCTTCGTGACGAGTTCCGCTTCGAGCCCGGTCAGCACATCACCGTGCGCACCGATCTCGGCGGCGAGGGTGTGCGGCGCACCTATTCGATCTGTGCGCCCGCGACCCGCGCCCAACTGCGGATCGCGGTCAAACACATTCCCGGGGGCGCCTTCTCGACCTTTGTTGCCGACCACCTCCAGGCCGGCGACGTGCTGGAGCTGATGACGCCCACCGGCCGTTTCGGCACGCGCCCGGACCCGCTGGCACAGCGGCACTATGTGGGCCTGGTGGCCGGTAGCGGTATCACCCCGGTGCTGTCGATCCTGGAAACCGTGATGCAGATCGAAACCGAGAGCCGGTTCACTCTGGTCTACGGCAACCGCACCAGGGAGTCCACCATGTTCCGGCACGATCTGGCCCGGCTGGAGTCCCGCTACGCCGACCGGCTCGAAATCATCCACGTGCTCTCCGAGGAGCCGCGGCACACCCCGGCGCTGCGCGGCCGGATCGACCGGGAGCGGCTGCAGCGGCTACTGACAACCAGCCTGTCGCCCGACACCGTCGACGAGTGGTTCGTATGTGGCCCGATCGGTATGAGCAGTGTCGCCCGCGATGTGCTGATCGGCAACGGTGTCACCGAGGCGCGCATCCACCTGGAACTGTTCACGGGCTACCCGCAGAACCGCGCGGCGAATCGCGACTATGACTCGGCCACAGTGACGTTCACGCTCTCCGGGCAACAGCAGACGGTCACGCTGGAGCCGGGCGACTCGATCCTGGAAGGCGCCTTGCGAAGCCGCAGCGACACCCCCTATTCGTGCATGGGTGGCGCCTGCGGGACCTGCCGCGCCAAGCTGGTGCGCGGCACGGTGGTGATGGACCAGAACTTCGCGCTCGGACCCGCCGAACTGGCGGCCGGGTATGTGCTGACGTGTCAGGCCCATCCGACGAGCGCGACGGTAGCGGTCGACTACGACGCGCCGTGA
- a CDS encoding CdaR family transcriptional regulator — MDQHTAGGPVAQSAAAVVGRLADKLDEVTARTQAVLMDEVSDLRGDAQLVQLMRDNVAANIDTVFSAIRHGIPVEHVEAPTAALEYARRLAQRDIAANTLVRAYRIGHQEVLKILLEEIRTSELDAQHRLDVFDEILTVTFRYIDWISQQVLTVHQDEHGRWQQSRNHLRVAEIRAVLAGDDDIDIDAVSTALRYPLRWNHLALVLWCEESVDQDELTTLERYAHDYATAVGARDRALFVSADRLTGWAWIPLENDHFVPPPDTAGTLVNIAAGQLLPGVDGFRRSHRQAQLVRAVMTAADVAPGRVVGAGEPGLLLAGLAGGNLDEARVWVREVLGPLATVDDRDERLRDTLRVFLRAGSSFTAAAGELHLHFNSVKYRVARAIERRGRPIADDVLDVEVALLLCHWYGNAVLTCHLNTSGGVAR; from the coding sequence GTGGACCAACACACTGCCGGCGGCCCGGTCGCGCAATCCGCAGCGGCGGTGGTCGGTCGACTTGCCGACAAGCTCGATGAGGTCACCGCCCGGACGCAGGCCGTCCTGATGGATGAGGTCTCCGACCTACGTGGTGACGCGCAGTTGGTGCAGTTGATGCGGGACAACGTCGCCGCGAACATCGACACGGTGTTCTCGGCGATCCGCCACGGCATTCCGGTCGAGCATGTCGAGGCGCCGACGGCCGCTCTGGAGTATGCGAGGCGGCTGGCGCAGCGGGACATAGCGGCCAACACCTTGGTGCGCGCTTACCGGATCGGCCACCAGGAGGTGCTCAAGATCCTGCTCGAGGAGATCCGGACCTCCGAGCTCGATGCGCAGCACCGGCTGGACGTCTTCGATGAGATCCTCACGGTGACATTCCGCTATATCGATTGGATCAGTCAGCAGGTCCTCACCGTCCATCAGGACGAACACGGCCGGTGGCAGCAGAGCCGAAACCATCTGCGGGTAGCAGAGATTCGTGCCGTCTTGGCCGGCGATGACGATATCGACATCGACGCGGTCTCCACGGCTCTGCGCTACCCGCTGCGGTGGAACCACCTGGCGCTGGTGCTGTGGTGTGAGGAATCCGTTGACCAAGACGAACTGACCACCCTGGAACGCTATGCGCATGATTACGCCACGGCAGTGGGCGCCCGCGACCGCGCGCTGTTCGTCTCGGCGGACCGGCTGACCGGGTGGGCCTGGATACCGCTGGAGAACGACCATTTCGTGCCACCACCGGACACGGCGGGCACGTTGGTCAATATCGCTGCGGGCCAACTCCTTCCGGGCGTGGACGGGTTTCGCCGCTCCCACCGTCAGGCGCAGCTGGTGCGCGCGGTGATGACCGCGGCGGATGTTGCCCCCGGCCGGGTGGTCGGTGCCGGCGAGCCGGGACTCCTGCTGGCCGGTCTGGCCGGGGGGAATCTGGACGAGGCGCGGGTCTGGGTACGCGAGGTCCTGGGACCGCTGGCCACAGTCGACGACAGGGATGAGCGGCTCCGTGACACCCTGCGGGTGTTCTTACGGGCAGGATCGAGTTTCACGGCCGCCGCCGGGGAACTACACCTGCACTTCAATTCGGTGAAGTATCGGGTGGCGCGGGCGATCGAGCGCCGGGGCCGACCCATCGCCGATGACGTGCTCGACGTGGAAGTTGCTCTGCTGCTGTGTCATTGGTATGGCAACGCGGTGCTGACCTGCCACCTCAACACTAGCGGCGGCGTGGCCCGATAG
- a CDS encoding MarR family winged helix-turn-helix transcriptional regulator: protein MDGIDGWPTGRLLSMAARLVEQSWEHVLREYDLSSAGLVVLHVVASGPATQREIARACRVTDQTASRTIERLERLGYVRRQTDPRDERRKSVTSTPAGRRVYEALLERERNDPALIAAIGDHEPALRRLLIELIRTQQAPGRSIT, encoded by the coding sequence ATGGACGGCATCGATGGATGGCCGACGGGGCGGCTGCTCTCGATGGCGGCCCGGCTCGTCGAGCAGTCCTGGGAACACGTGCTGCGCGAGTACGACCTGTCCAGCGCGGGCCTGGTCGTCCTGCACGTGGTGGCGTCCGGGCCGGCGACCCAACGCGAGATCGCCAGGGCCTGCCGGGTGACCGATCAGACCGCCAGCCGCACCATCGAACGACTCGAACGCCTGGGCTATGTCCGCCGCCAGACCGACCCCCGCGATGAGCGACGCAAATCGGTGACGAGTACACCGGCCGGTCGTCGAGTGTATGAGGCGCTGCTCGAACGCGAGCGAAACGACCCTGCCCTGATCGCCGCGATCGGGGACCACGAACCGGCACTGCGCCGCCTGCTCATCGAACTCATCCGCACCCAGCAGGCGCCCGGGCGGTCGATCACCTGA
- a CDS encoding TspO/MBR family protein translates to MTTETSTTGRSQHIPALVVSLVVVAVVAALGGFASADAASEYGQLAQPSWAPPSFLFGPVWTVLYVLMAVAAWLIWRAYPRWSNPAIIVYGVQLALNVAWSPLFFGLGWRGLALVDIVALDVAVAATIALFWKVNRLAAAMLIPYLGWVLFATALNYAVWSLNT, encoded by the coding sequence ATGACCACCGAGACATCGACCACAGGCCGCTCCCAACACATTCCCGCACTTGTCGTTTCGCTAGTCGTCGTCGCCGTGGTCGCGGCGCTGGGCGGGTTCGCGTCGGCCGATGCCGCATCCGAGTACGGACAGCTGGCACAACCCAGTTGGGCCCCACCGTCCTTCCTGTTCGGCCCGGTGTGGACGGTCCTGTATGTGCTGATGGCGGTGGCGGCCTGGTTGATCTGGCGGGCGTACCCGCGGTGGAGCAATCCCGCGATCATCGTCTACGGCGTGCAACTCGCCCTCAACGTGGCCTGGTCACCGTTGTTCTTCGGGCTCGGCTGGCGCGGCCTCGCACTGGTCGACATCGTGGCACTCGACGTCGCGGTCGCCGCCACGATCGCACTGTTCTGGAAGGTCAACCGCCTCGCGGCCGCGATGCTGATTCCCTACCTCGGGTGGGTGCTCTTCGCGACGGCACTGAACTACGCGGTGTGGTCGCTGAACACCTGA
- a CDS encoding APC family permease translates to MTSEAMAHAPQGAPAEGKLARKITGPLLFLFILGDVLGAGIYALMGVLAGEVGGALWVPLLAALLLALLTAGSYAELVTKYPKAGGAAVFAERAFRRPLVSFLVGFCMLAAGVTSAAGLSLAFAGDYLATFIDVPAIPAAVVFLGLVAALNARGISESLKSNVVLTVIELTGLLIVIVAGAVMVGRGRGDLGRVVEFPADTTPALAILGGAIIAYYSFVGFETSANVVEEIRDPSKVYPRALFASLITAGVIYVLVGLASAAVLSPEELSRSSGPLLDVVSASGLGVPAWAFSAIALVAVANGALLTMIMSSRLAFGMAEHGLLPPQLGYVLPQRRTPWVAIVGTTVVAMLLTLVGDLSTLAETVVLLLLFVFISTNVAVLVLRRDTVDHPHFRVWTAVPVLGVASCLLLLTQQSAKVWLFAAVLLAVGAVLFLATRRLGASQVFSDHTA, encoded by the coding sequence ATGACATCGGAGGCCATGGCGCATGCGCCGCAAGGCGCACCGGCCGAGGGCAAGCTCGCCCGCAAGATCACCGGTCCGCTGTTGTTCCTGTTCATCCTCGGCGACGTCCTCGGGGCGGGGATCTATGCCTTGATGGGGGTACTGGCCGGCGAGGTCGGCGGCGCATTGTGGGTGCCGCTGCTGGCAGCGCTCCTGTTGGCGCTGCTGACCGCGGGTTCGTATGCCGAGCTGGTCACCAAGTACCCGAAAGCCGGTGGTGCAGCGGTCTTCGCGGAGCGTGCCTTCCGTCGTCCACTGGTATCGTTCCTGGTCGGCTTCTGCATGCTCGCCGCGGGCGTGACCAGCGCGGCGGGACTGTCACTCGCCTTCGCCGGGGACTACCTCGCCACGTTCATCGATGTGCCGGCGATACCGGCGGCCGTAGTGTTTCTCGGGCTGGTCGCGGCGCTCAACGCCCGCGGGATCAGCGAATCGCTGAAAAGCAACGTGGTCCTGACCGTCATCGAATTGACCGGCCTGCTGATCGTGATCGTCGCGGGTGCGGTGATGGTCGGCCGGGGCCGCGGTGACCTCGGGCGAGTCGTGGAGTTCCCGGCGGACACGACGCCGGCCCTGGCGATCCTGGGCGGCGCGATCATCGCCTACTACTCGTTTGTCGGATTCGAAACCTCGGCCAATGTCGTTGAGGAGATCCGTGATCCGAGCAAGGTCTACCCGAGGGCGCTGTTCGCCTCGCTGATCACCGCGGGAGTCATCTACGTCCTGGTGGGCCTCGCGAGCGCCGCAGTGTTGTCACCTGAAGAATTGTCCCGGTCCAGCGGTCCCCTGCTCGACGTCGTCTCGGCGTCCGGCCTCGGGGTTCCCGCATGGGCGTTCAGCGCCATCGCATTGGTGGCGGTGGCCAACGGCGCCCTGCTCACCATGATCATGTCGAGTCGGTTGGCATTCGGCATGGCAGAGCACGGTCTACTGCCCCCACAATTGGGTTACGTTCTGCCGCAACGCCGCACGCCGTGGGTCGCGATCGTGGGAACGACCGTCGTGGCGATGCTGCTCACGTTGGTCGGCGATCTGTCGACCTTGGCGGAGACGGTGGTGCTGCTGCTGTTGTTCGTGTTCATCTCGACCAACGTCGCGGTCCTGGTGCTGCGGCGGGACACCGTGGATCATCCGCATTTCCGGGTGTGGACGGCGGTGCCGGTGCTGGGTGTGGCATCGTGCCTGCTGCTGTTGACCCAGCAGTCCGCGAAGGTCTGGCTGTTCGCTGCCGTCCTGCTCGCCGTGGGCGCCGTCCTGTTCCTGGCGACCCGGCGCCTCGGCGCGTCTCAGGTGTTCAGCGACCACACCGCGTAG